The following nucleotide sequence is from Pseudoalteromonas xiamenensis.
ACCTAATTGCCGTTATAAAATATGATAACCAAACCAATCTGGGTGTAGGGTTTGCGATTCGCCACTCGGGGTTAAATGGATGTAATATTCAGTGTCGAGTAAATCTATAGAAAAGCAATCGTCCACTTCATGCAAATTGTCTTTGTGCTGATGCGACATACCCACTAACAATTGTGATTTAGCCTTTTCTTTTGCTTCATGTTCATTTGTGGCTACGATCAAAGCAAACTCATGCTGTTCGGCTAAATTTGTCGGAATGTAACCGCCTAAATTGACAAAGTACAATTTCAATTCGGCACGATTGGCTTCTTT
It contains:
- a CDS encoding DUF1543 domain-containing protein, with the protein product MKLFMVYLGGRVAGCHIEMHDVRFVIGESIEQTYGKLKAQWVGDKNAVHMDSYVEVKHVDGYSVELKKEANRAELKLYFVNLGGYIPTNLAEQHEFALIVATNEHEAKEKAKSQLLVGMSHQHKDNLHEVDDCFSIDLLDTEYYIHLTPSGESQTLHPDWFGYHIL